The nucleotide window TTGGAACATTTAGAAAATTTATGGAACACAGTACTTGCCCAAGCTGAACAAAAAATTTCAAAACCGAGCTTTGATACTTGGCTAAAATCTACTAAATTGCTTGCGCATAGCGGCACAAATGTTACGATTTCAGCACCTAACTCTTTTGCCCGTGATTGGCTTGAACAATATTACATTCATATGATTACTGGCATTTTAAATGAGTTAACAGGGGAAGACTTGCTTATTAAATTTGTCGTTCAGAAGGATCAAATTGCAGATGATTTTGAACTACCACCACCCATTACACAAGCAAAAACGAATGAACAAGCAGACATATCACCAGGAATGCTAAATCCCAAATATACATTTGATACATTTGTAATTGGCTCTGGTAACCGCTTTGCGCATGCAGCAAGTTTAGCCGTAGCAGAAGCTCCAGCAAAAGCTTACAATCCTTTCTTTATATATGGGGGAGTAGGGTTAGGAAAAACGCACTTAATGCATGCAATTGGTCATTATGTAAAGGAACATAATCCAAAAGCCAATGTTGTTTATTTATCATCGGAAAAATTTACGAACGAATTTATTAACTCGATTCGTGACAATAAGGCGATTGATTTCCGCAATAAATATCGAAATGTGGATGTTTTACTAATTGATGATATTCAATTTTTAGCAGGAAAAGAATCAACGCAAGAAGAATTTTTCCATACATTTAATACATTACATGAGGAATCAAAACAAATTGTCATTTCAAGTGACCGACCACCTAAAGAAATTCCAACATTAGAAGACCGCCTACGTTCACGCTTTGAATGGGGACTAATTACGGATATTGCACCACCCGATTTAGAAACACGTATTGCCATTTTACGTAAAAAGGCAAAAGCAGATCGCTTAGATATCTCAAACGAAGTAATGCTTTATATCGCGAATCAAGTCGATACGAATATCCGTGAATTAGAGGGAGCTTTAATCCGTGTTGTTGCTTATTCTTCATTAGTGAACAAAGATGTTACACCAGAGCTAGCTGCTGAAGCGCTAAAGGATATCATGCCAAATTCAAAACCGCGTATGATTTCAATTTTAGACATTCAAACAGCGACTGGAGAACATTTTAACATTCGTTTAGAAGATTTTTCGGCAAAGCGACGTACAAAATCAATTGCATTCCCTCGCCAAGTTGCGATGTATTTATCAAGGGAGTTAACTGATTTTTCATTGCCTAAAATTGGCGAAGAATTTGGAGGACGTGATCATACTACCGTAATCCATGCGCATGAAAAAATTTCGTCTTTAATAAAAACAGACCAACAATTACAACAAGATATTAAACAAATTAGAAGCATGCTAGGTAAATAATCACTGTGAATAACTCCGGCTATTTATCAAAACGTTATTCACAACTTATCAACATGTGAATAGTTTGTTATTTCTAGCTCAAATAGTAGTTATCCACAAATCCACAGCCCCTATTACTATATCTATTAATATCTTTAATAAATAAATTAATATATAAGAGAGGTAAAACAATGAAATTTGATATTCTTCGAGATCGTCTTTTAGATGGATTAAATGATGTCATGAAAGCAGTAAGTTCAAAAACGACAATTCCTATTTTAACGGGGATCAAAATTGATGTAACAAACGAAGGTATTACTTTAACTGGTAGTGATGCAGATATTACAATTCAAACATTTATTCCAGTTGAAGAAAATGGCGAACAAATTATGAACATTTCACAAACAGGTTCAATTGTTTTACAAGCACGTATGTTTAACGAAATCGTTCGTAAATTACCAACAAATGATGTAGAAATTGAAGTAACAAATGGTTCTGCAACAAATATTCGTTCTGGTAAATCAGAATTCCATTTAATTGGTACTGATGCAGCTGAATATCCACAGCTGCCTGAAATTGCTGCAGATCGTCAATTTTCTATTCCAGCTGATTTATTAAAGTCAGTAATTCGTGAAACAGTGTTTGCAGTCGCTACTTCAGAAAGCCGCCCTGTGTTGACAGGTGTAAACTGGAAAGTGGAGCAAAATGAATTAATATGCGTTGCAACGGATAGTCACCGTCTTGCTCGCCGTAAAGTTAATTTAGAAAATTTACCAACAGATATTACTTCAGTTGTAATTCCAGGTAAAAGCTTAAACGAATTAAATAAAATTTTAGTAGACACAAAAAATCCAGTACAAATTGTGTTAACGAATCAACAAGTTTTATTTAAAACGGATGATGTTTTATTCTTCTCTCGCTTATTAGAGGGCAATTATCCTGACACATCTCGATTAATTCCAGATGATTATAAAACAAATGTAACAATTAACGGCAAGACATTATTACAAGCAATTGATCGTGCCTCTTTATTAGCGCGTGAAGACCGCAATAATGTTGTACGCTTTGAAACATTAGAGAATAACACGATTGAAGTTTCATCAAATTCTCCTGAAATCGGGAAAGTAGAAGAGCAAATTCAAGTAGAAGCACTAGACGGAGAAGCATTAAAAATTTCTTTCAGTGCGAAATACATGATGGAAGCATTAAAAGCAATTGATGGACAAGATGTGATTATTCAATTTACTGGAGCAATGCGTCCATTCATTTTACGTTCAGTGGCAGATGACGCCATTTTACAATTGATATTACCTGTACGTACGTACTAATAAAACAGTTTATAAATAGGCTTTTGCCATAGTCAGGTTATTATTGACTATCAAATGCAAAAGGAACGGTCCTTAACTTATTTTTGAGACCGTTCCTTTTTTACTTATGAACAAATTTTAGGTATGATAGAATGATAAGACTTTATTTAAGTGGAGGATGAATTACGTTGAATGAGTTAAAGATTGATACTGAATATATAACGCTTGGTCAAGCATTGAAAATGACAGATGCTATTAGTTCTGGAGGAATGGCCAAGTGGTTTTTAAGTGAACATGAAGTATATGTAAATGGAGAAGTAGAAGATCGCCGCGGCAAGAAATTACGTCACGGAGATTTAATCAATATTCCAGGTGTGGGACGTTTTCGTATTGTCGATGAATTTGTTGAAAACGGAGAAATGTAATTCATGAA belongs to Solibacillus sp. FSL R7-0682 and includes:
- the dnaN gene encoding DNA polymerase III subunit beta; amino-acid sequence: MKFDILRDRLLDGLNDVMKAVSSKTTIPILTGIKIDVTNEGITLTGSDADITIQTFIPVEENGEQIMNISQTGSIVLQARMFNEIVRKLPTNDVEIEVTNGSATNIRSGKSEFHLIGTDAAEYPQLPEIAADRQFSIPADLLKSVIRETVFAVATSESRPVLTGVNWKVEQNELICVATDSHRLARRKVNLENLPTDITSVVIPGKSLNELNKILVDTKNPVQIVLTNQQVLFKTDDVLFFSRLLEGNYPDTSRLIPDDYKTNVTINGKTLLQAIDRASLLAREDRNNVVRFETLENNTIEVSSNSPEIGKVEEQIQVEALDGEALKISFSAKYMMEALKAIDGQDVIIQFTGAMRPFILRSVADDAILQLILPVRTY
- the yaaA gene encoding S4 domain-containing protein YaaA, whose translation is MNELKIDTEYITLGQALKMTDAISSGGMAKWFLSEHEVYVNGEVEDRRGKKLRHGDLINIPGVGRFRIVDEFVENGEM
- the dnaA gene encoding chromosomal replication initiator protein DnaA, yielding MEHLENLWNTVLAQAEQKISKPSFDTWLKSTKLLAHSGTNVTISAPNSFARDWLEQYYIHMITGILNELTGEDLLIKFVVQKDQIADDFELPPPITQAKTNEQADISPGMLNPKYTFDTFVIGSGNRFAHAASLAVAEAPAKAYNPFFIYGGVGLGKTHLMHAIGHYVKEHNPKANVVYLSSEKFTNEFINSIRDNKAIDFRNKYRNVDVLLIDDIQFLAGKESTQEEFFHTFNTLHEESKQIVISSDRPPKEIPTLEDRLRSRFEWGLITDIAPPDLETRIAILRKKAKADRLDISNEVMLYIANQVDTNIRELEGALIRVVAYSSLVNKDVTPELAAEALKDIMPNSKPRMISILDIQTATGEHFNIRLEDFSAKRRTKSIAFPRQVAMYLSRELTDFSLPKIGEEFGGRDHTTVIHAHEKISSLIKTDQQLQQDIKQIRSMLGK